A window of Pseudomonas mucidolens contains these coding sequences:
- a CDS encoding Lrp/AsnC family transcriptional regulator: MSVCISRFDENLAQRLVRLTEAGLPLLEDPWAWLAEQLGISVESTLDLLKRLQSEGAIRRIAAVPNHYRLGYRHNGMTVWDVHDEQMPRLGELIGAQPFVSHCYRRPRRVDWRYNLFAMVHGRSREEIDSYREHLRFLLGDACQADEMLVSSRILKKTGLRLTR, translated from the coding sequence ATGTCGGTCTGTATTTCCCGGTTTGACGAGAACCTGGCCCAGCGTTTGGTCCGCCTGACCGAAGCCGGCCTGCCGCTGCTGGAAGATCCCTGGGCCTGGCTCGCCGAGCAACTGGGGATCAGCGTCGAGTCAACCCTCGACCTGCTCAAACGCTTGCAAAGTGAAGGCGCCATCCGCCGTATTGCCGCGGTGCCCAATCACTATCGCCTGGGCTACCGCCACAACGGCATGACCGTATGGGATGTGCACGATGAACAGATGCCGCGCCTCGGCGAACTGATCGGCGCCCAGCCTTTTGTCAGCCATTGTTATCGCCGGCCACGGCGCGTTGACTGGCGCTACAACCTGTTCGCCATGGTGCATGGGCGCAGCCGCGAAGAAATCGACAGTTACCGTGAACACCTGCGCTTCCTGCTGGGTGATGCCTGCCAGGCGGACGAAATGCTGGTGAGCAGTCGCATCCTGAAAAAGACCGGCTTGCGCCTGACGCGCTGA
- a CDS encoding Lrp/AsnC family transcriptional regulator, with protein MIASLDHAQLLDLRQCLERGLPRVSRPYEQLAEEIGAHPHQVLQQMRQWQEQGLFRRVGLVLNHRALGFVANAMLVLDVPDALIDEVGQRLGCAPGISLCYQRPRRLPHWRYNLFCMVHGRERQAVQAQIQVLLEQQLLSDLPHQLLFSTRMFKQCGGRFAPPPSQAWAHG; from the coding sequence ATGATCGCGTCACTCGATCACGCGCAATTGCTCGACCTGCGCCAGTGCCTGGAACGCGGTTTGCCCAGGGTGTCGCGACCGTATGAGCAGCTCGCCGAAGAAATCGGCGCCCATCCCCATCAAGTGCTGCAGCAGATGCGGCAGTGGCAGGAGCAAGGCTTGTTTCGTCGGGTCGGCCTGGTACTCAACCACCGAGCCCTGGGGTTTGTCGCCAACGCGATGCTGGTACTCGATGTACCCGACGCGCTGATCGATGAAGTGGGCCAGCGTCTCGGCTGCGCACCCGGTATCAGCCTCTGCTATCAGCGCCCCCGCCGCCTGCCGCACTGGCGCTATAACCTGTTTTGCATGGTGCATGGCCGCGAGCGTCAAGCGGTGCAGGCGCAGATCCAGGTGCTGTTGGAACAGCAACTGCTCAGTGACCTGCCGCACCAACTGTTGTTCAGCACGCGCATGTTCAAGCAATGCGGCGGGCGTTTTGCGCCGCCACCCTCACAGGCATGGGCCCATGGATGA
- a CDS encoding lytic polysaccharide monooxygenase, with protein MKYHKLALSIIMLYGFCSTVQAAEQSAVKKTPEIYHGTSELPPSRQYYCYSQQDYNNGSSGIKNAACKEAYENAGEENWERARIFDNWNTYSQNLSGSQYPDKPKDLVPDGKLCSAGKSDFDSINPPSNAWHTSNLEVKDGRVQLTYIASQMHDPSEFRVFLTDQDHLTWDSLKESPDVKVKGEPDTDNIGPGRYYLDVKLPEGYVSESRSLLYIMWERNEDPARETFFSCSDVVLKETK; from the coding sequence ATGAAATATCATAAACTTGCCTTGAGCATCATCATGCTTTATGGTTTTTGTTCCACTGTACAGGCTGCGGAGCAAAGCGCTGTAAAAAAAACTCCGGAGATATACCATGGAACATCGGAACTACCGCCATCTCGACAATATTACTGCTATTCCCAACAAGATTATAACAATGGCAGTAGCGGCATTAAAAACGCTGCCTGCAAAGAAGCTTATGAGAATGCGGGTGAAGAAAACTGGGAACGTGCCAGAATATTTGATAATTGGAATACTTATTCTCAGAACCTTTCCGGCTCTCAATACCCGGACAAGCCGAAAGACCTCGTTCCTGATGGAAAGCTTTGCTCTGCAGGGAAATCAGACTTTGACAGTATCAATCCCCCCAGTAATGCTTGGCATACCTCCAATCTTGAAGTAAAAGATGGTCGTGTTCAGTTAACTTATATTGCCAGTCAAATGCATGACCCGAGCGAATTCAGGGTTTTCCTGACCGACCAAGACCACCTGACGTGGGACTCGCTTAAGGAGTCCCCTGACGTCAAGGTGAAAGGAGAACCTGATACTGACAATATTGGTCCAGGTCGTTATTATTTAGATGTTAAACTTCCTGAAGGCTATGTCAGCGAAAGCAGATCGTTGCTGTATATTATGTGGGAACGCAATGAAGATCCCGCACGTGAAACGTTCTTTAGCTGCAGTGATGTGGTGCTAAAAGAGACGAAATAA
- the nirJ gene encoding heme d1 biosynthesis radical SAM protein NirJ, whose product MLRISHYLRTLAGHCPPPRSATPGSDRAPVVIWNLLRRCNLTCKHCYATSADSVFRDELDTSAALRVIDDLHAAGVKVLILSGGEPLLRADLFELSAYARSKGFFVALSSNGTLIDESNIQQITDACFDYVGISIDGLQPTHDAFRQSQGSFQRSMHAISLCREADIRVGLRTTLTQENHAQLPQLLGLMREYDVQKFYLSHLNYSGRGKRSRQLDAHRQMSRDALERIFEQAWKDIQHGISSDFVSGNNDADAVLLLQWVQRHLPQHYPHLEHLLRAWGGNASGSGIANIDNTGEVHPDTYWWQHSVGNVRRTAFRSLWLERPDPLLLRLREHPRVVGGRCAECRWLGICNGNTRTRAWADGDLWGEDPGCHLSDTEIARTPPTLIPCSAR is encoded by the coding sequence ATGCTGCGGATCAGTCATTATCTGCGCACCCTGGCCGGTCACTGCCCGCCGCCACGCAGTGCAACACCGGGCAGCGACCGCGCTCCTGTGGTGATCTGGAACCTGCTGCGCCGCTGCAACCTGACCTGCAAGCACTGCTACGCTACCAGCGCCGACAGCGTGTTTCGCGATGAGCTGGACACCTCAGCGGCGCTGAGGGTAATCGATGATTTGCATGCAGCCGGGGTCAAGGTGTTGATCCTGTCCGGCGGCGAACCGCTGCTGCGGGCTGATCTGTTCGAACTGAGCGCCTATGCCCGCAGCAAAGGCTTTTTCGTTGCGCTGTCGAGCAACGGCACCTTGATCGACGAAAGCAACATCCAGCAGATTACCGACGCGTGTTTCGACTACGTCGGCATCAGCATTGATGGCTTGCAACCGACCCACGATGCGTTCCGCCAGTCCCAAGGCAGCTTCCAGCGCTCGATGCATGCCATCAGCCTGTGCCGCGAGGCCGATATTCGCGTCGGCCTGCGCACCACATTGACCCAGGAAAATCATGCCCAACTCCCGCAACTACTGGGCTTGATGCGTGAATACGATGTACAGAAGTTCTACCTGTCACACCTCAACTACAGTGGGCGCGGCAAACGCAGCCGGCAGTTGGACGCCCACCGGCAGATGAGCCGCGATGCCCTGGAGCGGATTTTCGAGCAGGCCTGGAAGGACATTCAGCACGGTATCAGCAGTGACTTTGTCAGCGGCAACAACGACGCCGACGCGGTGCTGTTGTTGCAATGGGTCCAGCGCCACTTGCCGCAACACTACCCGCACCTTGAACACTTGCTGCGCGCCTGGGGCGGCAACGCCTCGGGCAGTGGCATTGCCAATATCGACAACACCGGCGAAGTGCATCCAGACACCTACTGGTGGCAACACTCGGTAGGCAATGTGCGCCGCACCGCGTTCCGCAGCCTCTGGCTGGAACGGCCAGACCCATTGCTGCTGCGCCTGCGAGAGCATCCGCGCGTGGTCGGTGGGCGCTGCGCCGAGTGCCGCTGGCTGGGCATCTGCAATGGCAACACGCGCACCCGGGCCTGGGCCGACGGCGACCTCTGGGGCGAGGACCCCGGCTGCCACCTGAGCGACACAGAAATCGCCCGCACCCCGCCCACGCTTATTCCTTGCTCGGCACGCTGA
- a CDS encoding Lrp/AsnC family transcriptional regulator: MDDLDRLLINRLQRGLPLVRHPWEVIAQELHGTPEDLLDRVHSLLEDGVLTRFGPMFDIERLGGAFTLAALSVPEARFEPVTVQLNELPQVAHNYRREHHWNMWFVLACATADELAVTLSHIHTITGLQVLNLPKEQTYHVGLYFPV; this comes from the coding sequence ATGGATGATCTGGATCGGCTGTTGATCAACCGGCTGCAACGCGGCCTGCCGCTGGTGCGCCACCCCTGGGAAGTGATCGCGCAGGAACTGCACGGCACGCCGGAGGATTTGCTCGACCGTGTCCACTCGTTGCTGGAAGACGGGGTCCTGACGCGCTTCGGCCCGATGTTCGATATCGAGCGTCTGGGCGGCGCCTTCACCCTTGCCGCCCTGTCGGTGCCCGAGGCGCGCTTTGAACCAGTGACCGTGCAACTCAACGAACTGCCGCAGGTGGCCCACAACTATCGCCGTGAGCATCACTGGAACATGTGGTTCGTACTGGCGTGCGCCACCGCCGATGAGTTGGCCGTCACCCTGTCGCACATCCACACCATCACCGGATTGCAGGTGCTCAACCTGCCCAAGGAGCAAACCTATCATGTCGGTCTGTATTTCCCGGTTTGA
- a CDS encoding CopD family copper resistance protein codes for MLYLLFLLAHLFAALIFIGTVFFEVLILASLHQQLPARVMLLVEQGIGRRARALMPWVLLVLFGAGLGMLWLRYLPALAAPSSSSFGALLTLKLILAGSVLMHFLLTMLLMRRRRASAAYLRFVHLSLFCHMVAIVLLAKGMFYLTW; via the coding sequence ATGCTCTATCTCCTGTTCCTGCTGGCCCATTTGTTTGCCGCGCTGATCTTTATCGGCACGGTGTTCTTCGAAGTGCTGATCCTCGCCAGCCTGCACCAACAATTGCCGGCGCGGGTCATGTTGCTGGTGGAGCAGGGCATCGGCCGGCGCGCGAGGGCCTTGATGCCGTGGGTGCTGCTGGTACTGTTCGGCGCGGGTCTCGGCATGCTCTGGTTACGTTATTTACCGGCGTTGGCAGCGCCTTCCAGTTCCTCCTTCGGCGCCTTGCTGACGCTCAAGTTAATCCTGGCCGGCAGCGTGCTGATGCACTTCCTCCTGACAATGCTCTTGATGCGCCGTCGTCGAGCCAGTGCGGCGTACCTGCGTTTCGTCCATCTCAGCCTGTTTTGCCATATGGTCGCCATTGTGTTGCTGGCCAAGGGCATGTTCTACCTCACCTGGTAG
- a CDS encoding Lrp/AsnC family transcriptional regulator, producing MELDELTRRLIDRYQHGMPLCTEPYLEMARTLGCSETEVMACLQRLELAGALSRIGPVFDHSRAGASTLAALAVPAERLEQVAARISGYPEVNHNYAREHHYNLWFVLTGPNRRHLEQILEELENDTGLTPLDLPMLSAYRIDLGFSLEGRA from the coding sequence ATGGAACTTGATGAACTGACCAGGCGTTTGATCGACCGCTACCAGCACGGCATGCCACTGTGCACCGAGCCCTATCTTGAAATGGCCCGCACTCTGGGTTGCAGCGAGACCGAGGTCATGGCCTGCCTGCAACGCCTGGAGCTGGCGGGTGCATTGTCACGTATCGGCCCGGTGTTCGATCACAGTCGTGCCGGCGCCAGTACCCTGGCGGCACTCGCCGTACCCGCCGAGCGCCTGGAACAGGTGGCGGCACGGATCAGCGGTTACCCGGAGGTCAATCACAACTATGCCCGCGAGCATCACTACAACCTGTGGTTTGTACTCACCGGGCCCAACCGGCGACATCTGGAACAGATTCTCGAGGAGCTGGAAAACGACACCGGTCTCACCCCGCTGGACCTGCCGATGCTCAGCGCATACCGCATCGACCTGGGCTTTTCCCTGGAGGGACGGGCATGA
- a CDS encoding copper chaperone PCu(A)C produces the protein MTAVQHLKRLALGLSLLGLAAHASAQVQVSEAWVRATVPGQQSSGAFMNLTADSDSKLLSVKSPVAKDVQIHEMSMKDDVMRMGPVEAVALPAGQTVKLDPEGYHVMLMNLTGQIKEGDQVPLTLTVENAKGEKHDIAVQAPVRSLNSADGHMMH, from the coding sequence ATGACTGCTGTTCAACACCTCAAGCGCCTGGCCCTCGGTCTTTCCCTGCTGGGTCTCGCCGCCCACGCCAGCGCCCAGGTCCAAGTCAGCGAGGCCTGGGTGCGCGCCACAGTGCCCGGCCAGCAATCGAGCGGTGCCTTCATGAACCTGACCGCCGACAGCGACAGCAAGCTGCTCAGCGTCAAGTCGCCGGTGGCCAAGGATGTACAGATTCATGAAATGAGCATGAAGGACGACGTGATGCGCATGGGACCGGTCGAGGCCGTGGCGCTGCCGGCCGGCCAGACAGTCAAGCTCGATCCTGAGGGTTACCATGTGATGCTGATGAACCTGACCGGCCAGATCAAGGAAGGCGACCAGGTGCCACTGACCTTGACCGTGGAAAATGCCAAGGGTGAAAAACACGACATCGCGGTACAGGCGCCGGTTCGCAGCTTGAACAGCGCCGACGGCCATATGATGCACTGA
- a CDS encoding cytochrome D1 domain-containing protein produces the protein MKRLLLIPLLWASAAHGAPDTAADYRQHCERCHGLNRVGATGPALLPESLGRIKPAQIRQVIEQGRPASQMDAFAALLTAEQIDGLVSFLQQPPAQPATWNAEDTRNSHRLLADLSQLPDTPQHHADPLNLFVVVESGDHHIDILDGDRFTVLDRFASHFAVHGGPKFSPDGRFVYFASRDGWISLYDLHNLKLIAEIRVALNTRNLAVSKDGRWVLVGNYLPGNLTVLDARDLSLVKVLATGSRVSAVYTAPPRNSFIVALKDVNEVWELSYADPKPRFEPRRIQARDVLDDFSFSPDYRQLLATSRKAGGGQVIDLDSGQVVTDIPLVGMPHLGSGTYWQRNGQWVFATPNISKGQISVLDLKTWKLIKQIPTLGPGFFMRSHINSRYVWSDVFFGPDNDAIHLIDKQTLEIAHTLRPMPGKTAAHVEFTRDGRYLLLSIWDTDGALIVYDSQTLQEVKRIPMNKPSGKYNVGNKIEFVEGTSH, from the coding sequence ATGAAGCGCCTGTTGCTGATACCGCTGCTGTGGGCCAGTGCTGCCCATGGCGCGCCGGATACCGCTGCGGATTATCGACAGCATTGCGAACGCTGCCACGGCCTCAACCGCGTAGGTGCCACCGGCCCCGCACTGCTGCCGGAGAGCCTGGGGCGGATCAAGCCTGCGCAGATTCGCCAGGTCATCGAACAAGGTCGCCCGGCCAGCCAGATGGACGCATTCGCGGCGCTGCTGACAGCTGAACAAATCGACGGCCTGGTGAGCTTCCTGCAACAGCCACCCGCGCAGCCTGCGACCTGGAACGCTGAAGACACTCGCAACAGCCACCGCTTGCTGGCCGACCTCAGTCAATTGCCCGATACCCCGCAGCATCACGCCGACCCGCTGAACCTGTTTGTGGTGGTGGAGTCCGGTGACCATCACATCGACATTCTCGACGGTGATCGTTTTACCGTGCTCGACCGCTTCGCCTCGCACTTTGCCGTGCATGGCGGGCCAAAGTTTTCCCCGGATGGGCGTTTCGTCTACTTCGCCTCCCGCGATGGCTGGATCAGCCTCTACGACCTGCACAACCTCAAACTGATCGCCGAGATCCGCGTCGCACTCAATACCCGCAACCTGGCGGTGAGCAAAGACGGGCGTTGGGTGCTGGTGGGCAATTATCTGCCGGGCAACCTCACTGTACTCGATGCCCGCGACCTGTCGCTGGTGAAAGTGCTGGCGACCGGATCGCGGGTCAGCGCGGTGTATACCGCGCCGCCCCGGAACAGTTTTATCGTGGCGCTCAAGGATGTGAATGAAGTCTGGGAGTTGTCCTACGCAGACCCCAAGCCACGTTTCGAACCCCGGCGTATCCAGGCCCGGGATGTGCTGGATGATTTCTCTTTCTCACCCGACTATCGGCAATTGCTGGCGACTTCGCGCAAGGCGGGCGGCGGTCAGGTGATCGATCTGGATTCTGGCCAGGTGGTCACCGATATTCCGTTGGTGGGCATGCCGCACTTGGGTTCGGGCACTTATTGGCAACGCAACGGGCAATGGGTGTTCGCCACGCCGAATATCAGCAAGGGGCAGATTTCGGTGCTGGACCTCAAGACCTGGAAGCTGATCAAGCAGATCCCGACCCTGGGTCCGGGGTTCTTCATGCGCAGCCATATCAACTCGCGCTATGTGTGGAGTGATGTGTTCTTCGGGCCGGATAACGACGCTATTCACTTGATCGACAAGCAGACCCTGGAAATTGCGCACACCTTGCGGCCCATGCCGGGCAAGACCGCGGCGCATGTTGAGTTCACGCGGGACGGGCGCTATCTGTTGTTGAGTATCTGGGATACGGACGGGGCGCTGATTGTGTATGACAGTCAGACGTTGCAGGAGGTGAAGCGGATCCCGATGAACAAGCCCTCGGGCAAGTACAACGTGGGGAACAAGATTGAGTTTGTGGAGGGGACTTCGCATTGA
- a CDS encoding SCO family protein, whose translation MSTLFTRRTVLTGMGLLGLGLLSGCDTGPKLNFRYGKDLSDKIMGRTFKLKNTAGETVTLSSFRGLMPVVFFGFTQCPAVCPTTLGRMAQAKKLMGRDGEIMQVIFITLDPERDTPQVLDAYVKAFDPSFEALYGTSEEIAVAAKEFGIFYEKIPAGDTYTLSHTSTSFVFDTRGNLRLGLSASLNAKECAEDLLTVMEVC comes from the coding sequence ATGAGTACGTTATTCACCCGCCGCACAGTTCTCACCGGTATGGGCCTGCTGGGCCTGGGTCTGCTGAGCGGCTGTGACACCGGCCCCAAACTGAACTTCAGGTACGGCAAGGATCTCAGCGACAAGATCATGGGCCGTACCTTCAAGCTCAAGAACACCGCAGGCGAAACCGTGACCCTGAGTTCGTTCCGAGGTTTGATGCCAGTGGTGTTCTTCGGCTTCACCCAATGCCCGGCCGTCTGCCCCACCACGTTGGGGCGTATGGCCCAGGCCAAGAAATTGATGGGTCGCGACGGCGAAATCATGCAGGTGATCTTCATCACGCTGGACCCGGAGCGCGACACGCCCCAAGTGCTCGACGCCTATGTCAAGGCCTTCGACCCCAGCTTCGAAGCACTCTACGGCACATCGGAAGAAATCGCCGTGGCCGCCAAGGAGTTCGGGATCTTTTATGAAAAGATCCCCGCCGGCGATACCTACACCCTGTCCCACACATCCACCAGTTTTGTCTTCGACACCCGTGGCAATCTGCGCCTGGGCCTGTCCGCGTCCCTTAACGCCAAAGAGTGCGCAGAAGACCTGCTCACCGTCATGGAGGTCTGCTAA
- a CDS encoding coproporphyrinogen III oxidase, whose protein sequence is MLTLIHPAREWRQRRDQGVLDQGQVDIGKFHRGVGALDQLRALRDSRQRQRPLALNLQWPAGISASDYLRGLEQEIRLVERHLGSRQSVDQFHWGGAIPAMADLQRLMNYLHSRLHFLEHDQGDYSIDLDPLHTGWATMGRLRELGFNHISIGVPDASADVAPSVTGYQDPAPIQSLIDAARTFGFRSVNVDLGYGHAWQTCDSFGLKLDSLIALEPDRIRVFDYAQAPRRYQPQALRALSRDTDKSAMRHMAFQRLETAGYHYIGLGQFVRPDDDLALAQERGRLSRNCEGFTRHGYCDHVGFGLGAISQIDALYTQNADDLALYCQQLDNGLLPTACGWRCESGEQIRQHVMERLACDLELDIQALERRYGLDFRRYFSAIWPLLEHLHQDGLIDLSERFLCVLPAGRHQVEALCALFDRAGSAVPPCSNDETIDHECV, encoded by the coding sequence ATGCTCACTCTCATTCATCCCGCCCGCGAGTGGCGCCAGCGTCGTGACCAAGGCGTGCTGGATCAGGGCCAAGTGGATATTGGCAAATTTCACCGCGGTGTCGGCGCCCTGGACCAGTTACGCGCTTTGCGCGACAGCCGGCAACGGCAAAGACCCCTGGCGCTGAACCTGCAATGGCCGGCGGGCATTTCTGCGAGTGACTACCTACGCGGCCTGGAGCAAGAGATACGCCTGGTCGAGCGTCATCTGGGTAGCCGTCAGTCGGTGGATCAATTTCACTGGGGCGGGGCGATCCCGGCCATGGCCGATCTTCAGCGGCTGATGAACTACCTGCACAGTCGCCTGCATTTTCTCGAGCACGATCAGGGCGACTACAGCATCGATTTGGATCCGCTGCACACGGGGTGGGCCACCATGGGGCGTCTGCGAGAGCTGGGCTTCAACCACATCAGCATCGGCGTGCCTGATGCCAGTGCCGACGTCGCGCCCTCGGTGACCGGTTATCAAGATCCGGCACCCATCCAGTCGCTGATCGACGCGGCGCGCACGTTCGGCTTTCGCTCGGTGAATGTCGACCTGGGCTACGGGCATGCGTGGCAGACGTGCGACAGTTTCGGGTTGAAGCTGGACAGCCTGATCGCCCTGGAACCTGATCGCATACGGGTGTTCGATTACGCCCAGGCGCCACGGCGCTATCAGCCGCAAGCGCTCCGTGCGTTGTCCAGGGATACGGACAAAAGTGCGATGCGCCATATGGCATTCCAACGCCTGGAGACCGCGGGCTATCACTACATCGGCCTGGGCCAGTTCGTACGCCCTGACGATGACTTGGCGCTGGCCCAGGAGCGTGGGCGGCTGAGTCGCAACTGCGAGGGGTTTACGCGGCATGGCTATTGTGACCACGTAGGTTTTGGCCTGGGAGCCATCAGCCAGATCGACGCCCTGTACACGCAAAACGCTGATGACTTGGCGCTCTACTGTCAGCAACTGGACAACGGCCTGCTCCCCACCGCCTGCGGCTGGCGCTGCGAGTCCGGTGAGCAGATTCGCCAGCACGTCATGGAGCGTTTGGCCTGTGATCTGGAGCTGGACATCCAGGCGCTGGAGCGTCGCTACGGGCTGGACTTTCGCCGCTACTTCTCGGCGATCTGGCCGTTGCTGGAGCACCTGCACCAGGACGGCCTGATCGACTTGTCCGAGCGTTTCCTCTGTGTGCTGCCCGCAGGGCGCCATCAGGTGGAAGCCCTTTGCGCGTTGTTTGACCGGGCCGGCAGCGCTGTCCCTCCTTGCTCCAATGACGAGACGATCGACCATGAATGCGTTTGA
- the cobA gene encoding uroporphyrinogen-III C-methyltransferase, whose translation MPSSLALPTALHCPFHPGEVALVGAGPGDPRLLTLRAWSLLMQADAVVFDRLISAELLSLIPLTCARHYVGKASGYHSLPQEQLNQLLAELADNDQRVVRLKGGDPFIFGRGAEELEYLLQRGISCQVVPGITAAAGCSAYAGIPLTHRDLVNSCRFVTGHLQRDGELKLPWGSLADTSQTLVFYMGLANLAVIAEQLIAAGLPAETPAALICNGARADQQVHRGSLRLLPAMALACEPGVPTLTVIGQVVDLFADAALHYPASLAPGHIAPAKVAV comes from the coding sequence ATGCCCTCATCCCTAGCGTTACCAACCGCGCTGCACTGCCCTTTCCACCCCGGCGAAGTCGCCCTGGTAGGCGCCGGCCCTGGCGATCCACGTCTGTTGACGCTGCGTGCCTGGAGCCTGTTGATGCAAGCCGACGCCGTGGTGTTCGATCGGCTGATCAGTGCCGAACTGCTGAGCCTGATCCCCCTGACCTGCGCGCGGCATTACGTGGGCAAGGCCAGCGGCTACCACAGCCTGCCCCAGGAGCAGCTCAACCAACTGCTGGCCGAACTCGCCGATAATGACCAGCGGGTGGTGCGCCTCAAGGGCGGCGATCCGTTCATCTTTGGCCGGGGTGCCGAAGAACTGGAATACCTGCTGCAGCGCGGCATATCCTGCCAGGTAGTGCCCGGCATCACGGCAGCGGCCGGGTGCAGTGCCTACGCTGGCATCCCGCTGACCCATCGTGACCTGGTCAACTCGTGCCGGTTCGTCACCGGGCATTTGCAGCGCGACGGTGAGCTGAAACTGCCGTGGGGCAGTCTCGCCGATACCAGCCAGACCCTGGTGTTTTACATGGGGCTGGCGAACCTGGCGGTGATCGCTGAACAGTTGATTGCTGCAGGTCTGCCCGCCGAGACTCCGGCAGCGCTGATCTGTAACGGCGCCCGCGCCGATCAACAGGTGCATCGCGGCAGTTTGCGCCTGCTGCCCGCCATGGCATTGGCCTGTGAACCCGGCGTGCCGACCCTGACGGTGATCGGCCAGGTGGTCGACCTGTTTGCCGACGCCGCCCTGCACTACCCTGCCAGTCTCGCGCCCGGCCACATCGCGCCGGCCAAGGTGGCGGTATGA
- the hemN gene encoding oxygen-independent coproporphyrinogen III oxidase encodes MNAFEFNRALVQKYDRPGPRYTSYPTAPQFHSAFALDDYQQAVAASNHAVQPKALSVYIHVPFCQSLCYYCGCHKIITRKTHRAVEYLGYLKREIQMQAALFDRSRPLTQLHLGGGTPTYLDDTQLAELMTCLDEGFSLDRSERHEFSIEVDPRTISVERIKNLRALGFNRLSFGVQDFDPEVQAAVNRVQSEEQILQLVSAAREACFKSISVDLIYGLPLQTVASFDVTLSKLIALRPDRVAAYSYAHLPMQIRAQRMIRPEDMPPPERKLELLELTIRRLTEAGYVYIGMDHFALPDDELALARANGTLQRNFQGYSTHADCDLIGLGVSAIGKVGDSYSQSVKELSQYYARLDAGLLPVQRGYRLNADDVLRRDVINGLMCHGRIDFASVEAGHAIRFTEYFAQALSRLDEQVADGLLHIQEDAVQLMPQGQLMVRSVAMAFDAYLGAEQKGQFSRTV; translated from the coding sequence ATGAATGCGTTTGAGTTCAACCGGGCCCTGGTGCAGAAATACGATCGCCCGGGGCCGCGTTACACCTCGTACCCGACCGCGCCGCAGTTTCATTCAGCTTTTGCGCTGGATGACTACCAGCAAGCGGTAGCTGCCAGCAACCACGCGGTGCAGCCCAAGGCGCTGTCGGTGTACATCCATGTGCCATTCTGCCAAAGCCTGTGCTACTACTGTGGCTGTCACAAGATCATCACGCGCAAGACCCATCGCGCGGTGGAGTACTTGGGCTATCTCAAGCGTGAGATCCAGATGCAAGCGGCGTTGTTCGACCGCTCGCGGCCCCTGACCCAATTGCATCTGGGCGGGGGCACGCCGACGTACCTGGACGACACGCAGCTGGCCGAGTTGATGACGTGTCTGGATGAGGGCTTCAGTCTGGACCGCAGCGAGCGGCATGAATTTTCCATCGAGGTCGACCCGCGCACCATCAGCGTCGAGCGCATCAAGAACCTGCGGGCGCTGGGCTTCAATCGCCTGAGCTTCGGGGTGCAGGACTTCGACCCCGAGGTGCAGGCGGCGGTCAATCGCGTGCAAAGCGAGGAGCAGATCCTGCAACTGGTGTCCGCTGCGCGCGAGGCCTGTTTCAAGTCGATCAGTGTCGACTTGATCTATGGTTTGCCGCTGCAGACCGTGGCCAGTTTCGACGTGACCCTGAGCAAACTGATCGCCCTGCGCCCGGACCGCGTCGCGGCCTACAGTTATGCGCATTTGCCGATGCAAATCCGTGCGCAACGGATGATCCGTCCCGAAGACATGCCGCCACCGGAGCGCAAGCTGGAACTGCTGGAGCTGACCATTCGCCGCTTGACCGAGGCCGGCTACGTGTATATCGGCATGGACCACTTCGCCTTGCCCGACGATGAACTGGCGCTTGCCCGTGCCAACGGCACCTTGCAGCGTAACTTCCAGGGCTATTCAACCCACGCCGACTGCGACCTGATTGGCCTGGGCGTTTCGGCCATCGGCAAGGTGGGTGACAGCTATAGCCAGAGCGTCAAGGAACTGTCCCAGTATTACGCTCGTCTGGATGCGGGTTTGTTGCCGGTGCAGCGTGGCTACCGACTGAATGCCGATGATGTGCTGCGCCGCGATGTGATCAATGGCCTGATGTGCCACGGGCGAATCGACTTTGCCAGTGTGGAGGCGGGGCATGCGATCCGTTTTACCGAGTACTTTGCCCAGGCCTTGTCGCGACTGGATGAGCAGGTGGCGGATGGGCTTTTGCATATTCAGGAGGACGCGGTGCAGCTAATGCCGCAAGGGCAGTTGATGGTGCGCAGTGTGGCGATGGCGTTTGATGCGTATCTTGGTGCAGAGCAAAAGGGGCAGTTTTCTCGCACGGTTTGA